A genome region from Apus apus isolate bApuApu2 chromosome 2, bApuApu2.pri.cur, whole genome shotgun sequence includes the following:
- the RELCH gene encoding RAB11-binding protein RELCH isoform X5, whose protein sequence is MFCLRSERQMILTGCVAFARHVGPTRVEAELLPQCWEQINHKYPERRLLVAESCGALAPYLPKEIRSSLVLSMLQQMLMEDKADLVREAVIKSLGIIMGYIDDPDKYQQGFELLLSALGDPSERVVSATHQVFLPAYAAWTTELGNLQFHLIPTLLNKIEKLLREGEHGLDEHKLHMYLSALQSLIPSLFALVLQNAPFTSKAKLQGEVPQIEVTRFPRPVSPLQDVAIIIGSREQLAVLLQLYDYQLEHEGTTGWETLLWVVNQLLPQLIEIVGKINVASTACVHEFSRFFWRLCRTFGKIFTNTKVKPQFQEILRLSEENIDSTAGNGVLTKATVPIYATGVLTCYIQEEDRKLLVGFLEDVMTMLSLSHAPLDSLKASFVELGANPAYHELLLTVLWYGVVHTSALVRCTAARMFELLVKGVHETLVAQRVVPALITLSSDPEISVRIATIPAFGTIMETVTQRELLERVKMQLASFLEDPQYQDQHSLHTEIIKTFGRVGPNAEPRFRDEFVIPHLHKLALVNNQQSVDSKRLDIATHLFESYSALSCCFISEDLMVNHFLPGLKCLRTDMEHLSPEHEVILSSMVKECEQKVENKTVQEPQGSMSIAASLVSEDTKTKFLNKMGQLTTSGAMLANVFQRKK, encoded by the exons ACAGATGATACTGACTGGGTGTGTGGCGTTTGCCCGGCACGTTGGACCAACACGTGTAGAAGCTGAGCTTTTACCACAGTGTTGGGAACAG ATCAACCACAAATACCCAGAGAGACGGCTACTGGTAGCAGAATCCTGTGGAGCTCTAGCACCTTACCTTCCA aaagaaattcGTAGTTCATTAGTACTTTCCATGCTGCAGCAAATGCTAATGGAAGATAAGGCAGATTTGGTACGAGAAGCTGTGATCAAAAGCCTTGGAATCATTATGGGATATATTGATGACCCAGACAAATATCAACAG GGTTTtgaactgctgctttcagctttaGGAGACCCTTCAGAACGTGTAGTTAGTGCAACACATCAGGTATTTTTACCTGCTTATGCTGCCTGGACAACAGAACTGGGAAATTTGCAGTTCCATCTTATACCTACGCTGcttaataaaattgaaaaattgcTCAGG GAAGGAGAACACGGCTTGGATGAACATAAGCTCCACATGTATCTGTCTGCTCTGCAGTCATTGATCCCTTCGCTGTTTGCACTGGTGCTACAGAATGCACCTTTCACAAGCAAGGCTAAGCTTCAGGGAGAAGTTCCACAAATAGAag TCACTAGATTTCCCCGACCTGTATCACCTCTTCAGGATGTGGCCATCATCATTGGAAGCCGTGAACAATTAGCAGTGTTGTTGCAACTCTATGATTATCAGCTAGAACATGAAGGTACCACAGGCTGGGAGACGCTACTATGGGTAGTCAACCAACT GCTACCACAGCTTATAGAAATAGTTGGCAAGATCAATGTAGCATCAACTGCCTGTGTCCATGAGTTCTCTAGATTCTTCTGGAGACTTTGTAGGACATTTGGGAAAATTTTTACGAACACTAAG GTAAAACCACAGTTCCAGGAAATCCTAAGACTCTCTGAGGAAAATATAG ATTCCACTGCAGGTAACGGAGTGCTAACAAAAGCCACAGTTCCCATCTATGCAACAGGGGTCCTTACATGTTATATTCAG GAAGAAGACCGCAAGCTATTAGTGGGATTCTTAGAAGATGTCATGACCATGCTTTCACTGTCCCATGCTCCTCTTGATAGCCTGAAAGCTTCTTTTGTGGAACTAGG tgcaaacCCAGCTTATCATGAGCTGCTATTAACTGTCTTATGGTATGGAGTTGTCCATACTTCTGCTCTTGTTCGATGTACAGCTGCTAGAATGTTTGAG CTGTTGGTGAAGGGGGTACATGAAACTCTGGTAGCTCAGAGAGTTGTTCCTGCTCTCATTACTCTCTCCAGTGACCCTGAAAT TTCAGTAAGGATTGCAACCATTCCTGCTTTTGGGACCATCATGGAAACTGTTACTCAGAGAGAG CTTCTGGAAAGAGTAAAAATGCAGCTGGCATCTTTCCTGGAGGACCCTCAGTATCAAGATCAACATTCTCTACATACAGAAATCATAAAAACGTTTGGAAGAGTTGGACCTAATGCTGAGCCCAGATTTAGAGATGAAT TTGTTATTCCACACTTGCACAAGCTAGCCTTGGTCAACAACCAGCAGTCTGTGGATTCGAAGAGACTGGATATTGCTACACACCTGTTTGAATCCTATAGTGCTCTTTCCTGTTGTT TTATTTCAGAGGATTTAATGGTCAATCACTTTTTACCAGGACTTAAGTGTTTACGAACTGACATGGAACATCTCTCACCAGAGCATGAG GTTATTTTAAGCTCCATGGTAAAAGAGTGTGAACAGAAAGTGGAAAACAAGACCGTCCAAGAACCACAGGG
- the RELCH gene encoding RAB11-binding protein RELCH isoform X6 produces the protein MILTGCVAFARHVGPTRVEAELLPQCWEQINHKYPERRLLVAESCGALAPYLPKEIRSSLVLSMLQQMLMEDKADLVREAVIKSLGIIMGYIDDPDKYQQGFELLLSALGDPSERVVSATHQVFLPAYAAWTTELGNLQFHLIPTLLNKIEKLLREGEHGLDEHKLHMYLSALQSLIPSLFALVLQNAPFTSKAKLQGEVPQIEVTRFPRPVSPLQDVAIIIGSREQLAVLLQLYDYQLEHEGTTGWETLLWVVNQLLPQLIEIVGKINVASTACVHEFSRFFWRLCRTFGKIFTNTKVKPQFQEILRLSEENIDSTAGNGVLTKATVPIYATGVLTCYIQEEDRKLLVGFLEDVMTMLSLSHAPLDSLKASFVELGANPAYHELLLTVLWYGVVHTSALVRCTAARMFELLVKGVHETLVAQRVVPALITLSSDPEISVRIATIPAFGTIMETVTQRELLERVKMQLASFLEDPQYQDQHSLHTEIIKTFGRVGPNAEPRFRDEFVIPHLHKLALVNNQQSVDSKRLDIATHLFESYSALSCCFISEDLMVNHFLPGLKCLRTDMEHLSPEHEVILSSMVKECEQKVENKTVQEPQGSMSIAASLVSEDTKTKFLNKMGQLTTSGAMLANVFQRKK, from the exons ATGATACTGACTGGGTGTGTGGCGTTTGCCCGGCACGTTGGACCAACACGTGTAGAAGCTGAGCTTTTACCACAGTGTTGGGAACAG ATCAACCACAAATACCCAGAGAGACGGCTACTGGTAGCAGAATCCTGTGGAGCTCTAGCACCTTACCTTCCA aaagaaattcGTAGTTCATTAGTACTTTCCATGCTGCAGCAAATGCTAATGGAAGATAAGGCAGATTTGGTACGAGAAGCTGTGATCAAAAGCCTTGGAATCATTATGGGATATATTGATGACCCAGACAAATATCAACAG GGTTTtgaactgctgctttcagctttaGGAGACCCTTCAGAACGTGTAGTTAGTGCAACACATCAGGTATTTTTACCTGCTTATGCTGCCTGGACAACAGAACTGGGAAATTTGCAGTTCCATCTTATACCTACGCTGcttaataaaattgaaaaattgcTCAGG GAAGGAGAACACGGCTTGGATGAACATAAGCTCCACATGTATCTGTCTGCTCTGCAGTCATTGATCCCTTCGCTGTTTGCACTGGTGCTACAGAATGCACCTTTCACAAGCAAGGCTAAGCTTCAGGGAGAAGTTCCACAAATAGAag TCACTAGATTTCCCCGACCTGTATCACCTCTTCAGGATGTGGCCATCATCATTGGAAGCCGTGAACAATTAGCAGTGTTGTTGCAACTCTATGATTATCAGCTAGAACATGAAGGTACCACAGGCTGGGAGACGCTACTATGGGTAGTCAACCAACT GCTACCACAGCTTATAGAAATAGTTGGCAAGATCAATGTAGCATCAACTGCCTGTGTCCATGAGTTCTCTAGATTCTTCTGGAGACTTTGTAGGACATTTGGGAAAATTTTTACGAACACTAAG GTAAAACCACAGTTCCAGGAAATCCTAAGACTCTCTGAGGAAAATATAG ATTCCACTGCAGGTAACGGAGTGCTAACAAAAGCCACAGTTCCCATCTATGCAACAGGGGTCCTTACATGTTATATTCAG GAAGAAGACCGCAAGCTATTAGTGGGATTCTTAGAAGATGTCATGACCATGCTTTCACTGTCCCATGCTCCTCTTGATAGCCTGAAAGCTTCTTTTGTGGAACTAGG tgcaaacCCAGCTTATCATGAGCTGCTATTAACTGTCTTATGGTATGGAGTTGTCCATACTTCTGCTCTTGTTCGATGTACAGCTGCTAGAATGTTTGAG CTGTTGGTGAAGGGGGTACATGAAACTCTGGTAGCTCAGAGAGTTGTTCCTGCTCTCATTACTCTCTCCAGTGACCCTGAAAT TTCAGTAAGGATTGCAACCATTCCTGCTTTTGGGACCATCATGGAAACTGTTACTCAGAGAGAG CTTCTGGAAAGAGTAAAAATGCAGCTGGCATCTTTCCTGGAGGACCCTCAGTATCAAGATCAACATTCTCTACATACAGAAATCATAAAAACGTTTGGAAGAGTTGGACCTAATGCTGAGCCCAGATTTAGAGATGAAT TTGTTATTCCACACTTGCACAAGCTAGCCTTGGTCAACAACCAGCAGTCTGTGGATTCGAAGAGACTGGATATTGCTACACACCTGTTTGAATCCTATAGTGCTCTTTCCTGTTGTT TTATTTCAGAGGATTTAATGGTCAATCACTTTTTACCAGGACTTAAGTGTTTACGAACTGACATGGAACATCTCTCACCAGAGCATGAG GTTATTTTAAGCTCCATGGTAAAAGAGTGTGAACAGAAAGTGGAAAACAAGACCGTCCAAGAACCACAGGG